In the genome of Cryptomeria japonica chromosome 8, Sugi_1.0, whole genome shotgun sequence, one region contains:
- the LOC131031568 gene encoding laccase-17-like, with protein MATMVTTFRTYGGLLLTVIVYVLFLTNTVSGKHSGITRRYKFDIKLKNVTRLCNTKSLITVNGQFPGPPVVAREGDRVIIKVTNHVTNNISIHWHGIRQLRSAWADGPAYITQCPIQNGQTYKYKFKVTGQTGTLWWHAHISWLRASVYGPIIIYPKKNTSYPFPKPDHEVPIIFGEWWNADTEAVINQSMQTGGGPNVSDAYTINGLPGPLYNCSANDTFKLRVTPGKTYLLRIINSALNDELFFAIANHTLTVVETDAVYVKPFKTNTILISPGQTTNVLLTTKTHAPAAKFLMSAHPYVTGGGTFDNSTVAAILEYILPNTTSNNFPLLKPTLPALNDTSFASNFSKKLKSLTPPPVPQTVDKHFMFTIGLGLNPCPKNQTCGGPNNNTKFTASINNISFVMPTTALLQAYHFGQSNGVYNTTFPDNPPFPFNYTGTPPNNTMPTNDTNLKVLPFNTTVQLVLQDTSIVGPESHPLHLHGFNFYIVGQGVGNYNASSDPKKFNLVDPPERNTIGIPSGGWAVLRFRADNPGVWFMHCHLEVHTSWGLKMAWIVLNGDGKSRSLPPPPKDLPSC; from the exons ATGGCTACAATGGTAACTACTTTCAGGACGTATGGTGGCCTACTTTTAACAGTTATAGTATATGTACTATTTCTGACCAATACTGTTTCAGGAAAACATTCAGGGATCACAAGGCGTTACAAATTCGAT ATCAAACTGAAGAATGTGACTCGGCTTTGCAATACAAAGAGCCTGATCACTGTTAATGGGCAATTTCCAGGGCCCCCAGTAGTTGCTCGGGAGGGTGATCGTGTGATTATCAAAGTGACAAATCACGTAACCAACAACATTAGTATTCATTG GCATGGAATTCGTCAACTGCGATCTGCATGGGCAGATGGTCCTGCTTATATAACTCAGTGCCCCATTCAAAATGGGCAGACTTATAAGTACAAATTCAAAGTCACCGGGCAAACTGGAACACTGTGGTGGCATGCACACATTTCATGGCTGCGAGCCAGTGTATATGGACCCATTATAATCTATCCTAAAAAGAACACCTCTTATCCATTCCCTAAGCCAGATCATGAAGTGCCCATTATTTTTG GAGAATGGTGGAATGCAGACACGGAAGCTGTCATCAACCAATCCATGCAAACTGGTGGCGGGCCTAATGTATCCGACGCCTATACCATAAACGGCCTCCCTGGCCCCTTGTATAACTGCTCGGCCAACG ATACATTCAAGTTGAGAGTCACCCCGGGGAAAACATACCTCCTGCGCATAATCAACTCTGCTCTCAATGATGAACTCTTCTTTGCCATCGCCAACCACACACTAACAGTGGTAGAAACAGATGCAGTCTACGTAAAGCCCTTCAAAACCAACACAATTCTCATATCACCCGGCCAGACCACCAACGTCCTATTAACCACCAAAACCCATGCACCCGCCGCCAAATTCCTCATGTCAGCCCACCCCTACGTAACTGGCGGCGGAACATTTGATAATTCCACAGTAGCCGCCATTTTAGAATACATTCTCCCCAATACAACCTCAAATAACTTCCCTCTACTAAAACCCACACTTCCAGCTCTAAATGACACCTCCTTTGCATCCAACTTTAGCAAAAAACTAAAAAGTCTGACCCCTCCACCCGTTCCTCAAACTGTGGACAAGCATTTCATGTTCACAATTGGACTTGGACTCAACCCATGCCCTAAAAACCAGACCTGTGGAGGCCCCAATAACAACACCAAATTCACAGCCTCCATTAACAACATTTCCTTCGTCATGCCCACCACGGCTCTTCTTCAAGCTTACCATTTTGGCCAATCTAATGGCGTCTATAATACCACTTTCCCTGACAACCCACCTTTTCCTTTTAACTATACTGGTACACCTCCCAACAATACAATGCCCACTAATGACACCAATCTCAAAGTCCTCCCTTTCAATACCACAGTCCAGCTTGTTCTGCAGGACACAAGCATTGTGGGTCCTGAGAGCCATCCTTTGCATCTCCATGGCTTCAACTTTTACATTGTTGGGCAGGGTGTGGGCAATTATAATGCTTCTAGTGATCCCAAGAAGTTCAATTTGGTTGATCCTCCAGAGAGAAATACAATAGGGATTCCTTCTGGAGGTTGGGCCGTTCTTCGATTTAGAGCTGATAATCCAG GAGTGTGGTTCATGCATTGCCATTTGGAGGTCCATACAAGCTGGGGATTGAAGATGGCATGGATTGTTCTAAATGGAGATGGCAAATCTCGATCTCTCCCTCCTCCTCCAAAAGATCTTCCCTCGTGCTAG